The following are encoded together in the Chlorocebus sabaeus isolate Y175 chromosome 20, mChlSab1.0.hap1, whole genome shotgun sequence genome:
- the SRM gene encoding spermidine synthase isoform X2 produces the protein MEPGPDGPAASGPAAIREGWFRETCSLWPGQALSLQVEQLLHHRRSRYQDILVFRSKTYGNVLVLDGVIQCTERDEFSYQEMIANLPLCSHPNPRKVLIIGGGDGGVLREVVKHPSVESVVQCEIDEDVIQVSKKFLPGMAIGYSSSKLTLHVGDGFEFMKQNQDAFDVIITDSSDPMGPAESLFKESYYQLMKTALKEDGVLCCQGECQWLHLDLIKEMRQFCQSLFPVVAYAYCTIPTYPSGQIGFMLCSKNPALNDVS, from the exons ATGGAGCCTGGCCCCGATGGCCCCGCTGCATCCGGCCCCGCCGCCATCCGCGAGGGCTGGTTCCGCGAGACCTGCAGTCTGTGGCCCGGCCAGGCCCTGTCGCTGCAGGTGGAGCAGCTGCTCCACCACCGGCGCTCGCGCTACCAGGACATCCTAGTCTTCCGCAG TAAGACCTATGGCAACGTGCTGGTGTTGGACGGTGTCATCCAGTGCACGGAGAGGGACGAGTTCTCCTACCAGGAGATGATCGCCAACCTGCCTCTCTGCAGCCACCCCAACCCGCGAAAG GTGCTGATCATTGGGGGCGGAGATGGAGGTGTCCTGCGTGAGGTGGTGAAGCACCCATCCGTGGAGTCTGTGGTCCAGTGTGAAATAGACGAG gATGTCATCCAAGTCTCCAAGAAGTTCCTGCCAGGCATGGCCATTGGCTACTCTAGCTCGAAGCTGACCCTACATGTGGGTGACGGTTTTGAGTTCATGAAACAGAATCAGGATGCCTTCGATGTGATCATCACTGACTCCTCAGACCCTATGG GCCCCGCCGAAAGTCTCTTCAAGGAGTCCTATTACCAGCTTATGAAGACGGCCCTCAAGGAAGATGGTGTCCTCTGCTGCCAGG GCGAGTGCCAGTGGCTGCACCTGGACCTCATCAAGGAGATGCGACAGTTCTGCCAGTCCCTGTTCCCCGTGGTGGCCTACGCCTACTGCACCATCCCCACCTACCCCAGCGGCCAAATCGGCTTCATGCTGTGCAGCAAGAACCCG GCCCTGAATGATGTGAGCTGA
- the SRM gene encoding spermidine synthase isoform X1, translating into MEPGPDGPAASGPAAIREGWFRETCSLWPGQALSLQVEQLLHHRRSRYQDILVFRSKTYGNVLVLDGVIQCTERDEFSYQEMIANLPLCSHPNPRKVLIIGGGDGGVLREVVKHPSVESVVQCEIDEDVIQVSKKFLPGMAIGYSSSKLTLHVGDGFEFMKQNQDAFDVIITDSSDPMGPAESLFKESYYQLMKTALKEDGVLCCQGECQWLHLDLIKEMRQFCQSLFPVVAYAYCTIPTYPSGQIGFMLCSKNPSTNFQEPVQPLTQQQVAQMQLKYYNSDVHRAAFVLPEFARKALNDVS; encoded by the exons ATGGAGCCTGGCCCCGATGGCCCCGCTGCATCCGGCCCCGCCGCCATCCGCGAGGGCTGGTTCCGCGAGACCTGCAGTCTGTGGCCCGGCCAGGCCCTGTCGCTGCAGGTGGAGCAGCTGCTCCACCACCGGCGCTCGCGCTACCAGGACATCCTAGTCTTCCGCAG TAAGACCTATGGCAACGTGCTGGTGTTGGACGGTGTCATCCAGTGCACGGAGAGGGACGAGTTCTCCTACCAGGAGATGATCGCCAACCTGCCTCTCTGCAGCCACCCCAACCCGCGAAAG GTGCTGATCATTGGGGGCGGAGATGGAGGTGTCCTGCGTGAGGTGGTGAAGCACCCATCCGTGGAGTCTGTGGTCCAGTGTGAAATAGACGAG gATGTCATCCAAGTCTCCAAGAAGTTCCTGCCAGGCATGGCCATTGGCTACTCTAGCTCGAAGCTGACCCTACATGTGGGTGACGGTTTTGAGTTCATGAAACAGAATCAGGATGCCTTCGATGTGATCATCACTGACTCCTCAGACCCTATGG GCCCCGCCGAAAGTCTCTTCAAGGAGTCCTATTACCAGCTTATGAAGACGGCCCTCAAGGAAGATGGTGTCCTCTGCTGCCAGG GCGAGTGCCAGTGGCTGCACCTGGACCTCATCAAGGAGATGCGACAGTTCTGCCAGTCCCTGTTCCCCGTGGTGGCCTACGCCTACTGCACCATCCCCACCTACCCCAGCGGCCAAATCGGCTTCATGCTGTGCAGCAAGAACCCG AGCACCAACTTCCAGGAGCCGGTGCAGCCGCTGACGCAGCAGCAGGTGGCACAGATGCAGCTGAAGTACTACAACTCCGACGTGCACCGCGCTGCCTTCGTGCTGCCCGAGTTTGCCCGCAAG GCCCTGAATGATGTGAGCTGA